The following coding sequences are from one Dermacentor andersoni chromosome 5, qqDerAnde1_hic_scaffold, whole genome shotgun sequence window:
- the LOC126531419 gene encoding uncharacterized protein, whose protein sequence is MQKTSTCARQVMSESRALWWLLCWTISCLSLQGALCVAIWKLSVPRWVPNGTEEPVLLDCEYVYNEHDVRLVVKWFFNDLLEPVYQWIPELNSRQASGILAGHLDDSSYTGPSQYRALRIIRPTTEMSGLYTCVVSSLAGIDSRQQSMMVYVPARNFTLTYVTTPVPAASTAPASSLGVRARGGAPADTTSAPGSSSSGNSGVGGPTVEVHCDALGLHPRPTLRLFSITPDMRRTEVQRGRTRKSNGTYDIELWRSFNAEQLPPSVTFECVLEIPGTDYEVRRRTAYSPGYLYLTDASQKLTTQKTLFVLPLAFTLLKNCYTAGT, encoded by the exons GAGCTCTGTGCGTGGCCATTTGGAAGCTGTCAGTGCCACGCTGGGTGCCGAACGGCACCGAGGAGCCCGTGTTGCTggactgcgagtacgtgtacaaCGAGCACGACGTGCGACTCGTGGTCAAGTGGTTCTTCAACGACCTCTTGGAGCCCGTGtaccagtggataccggagcTGAACTCGCGGCAGGCGAGCGGCATCCTGGCCGGTCACCTAGACGACTCGTCGTACACCGGGCCCTCGCAGTACCGGGCACTGCGCATCATACGGCCCACCACCGAGATGAGCGGCCTCTACACTTGCGTCGTTTCTTCCCTGGCCGGTATAGACTCGAGGCAGCAGTCAATGATGGTCTACG TGCCGGCAAGAAACTTCACGTTGACGTACGTGACCACGCCAGTGCCAGCCGCGTCAACCGCTCCAGCCTCGTCTCTGGGAGTGCGAGCGCGAGGCGGGGCTCCCGCGGACACCACCTCCGCACCAGGGTCGTCCTCGAGCGGCAACTCGGGCGTCGGTGGCCCGACGGTCGAGGTGCACTGCGACGCCCTCGGGCTGCACCCGCGTCCCACGCTGCGGCTGTTCAGCATCACCCCGGACATGCGTCGCACCGAGGTCCAGCGTGGCAGGACGCGCAAGTCTAACGGCACGTACGACATCGAACTGTGGCGCTCGTTCAACGCCGAGCAGCTGCCGCCGTCGGTGACCTTCGAGTGCGTGCTCGAGATACCGGGCACCGACTACGAGGTCCGCCGTAGGACTGCGTACAGTCCCG gATATCTCTACTTAACAG ATGCTTCTCAAAAACTCACCACGCAAAAGACCTTGTTTGTCCTTCCACTAGCCTTCACGCTTCTAAAGAACTGTTACACTGCCGGAACTTGA